The Ahaetulla prasina isolate Xishuangbanna chromosome 14, ASM2864084v1, whole genome shotgun sequence genome includes a region encoding these proteins:
- the LOC131185164 gene encoding transmembrane protein 100-like yields the protein MMNCKSNSLTCLQGGKSGLPVAATTDSTATLNKLALATGGTEKSWYRCIFPFGIVALVIGIAATCITFTINGPQMDIAKLVSVATLVFGVGLLVAALVCWRAKRERQRKKQQEEPLPLEPGGL from the coding sequence ATGATGAACTGTAAGTCCAACTCGCTGACTTGCCTCCAAGGAGGAAAATCGGGGCTTCCCGTCGCTGCCACCACGGACTCCACCGCCACTTTGAACAAGCTGGCCCTGGCCACGGGGGGCACCGAGAAGTCGTGGTACCGTTGCATCTTCCCCTTTGGCATCGTTGCCTTGGTGATCGGCATCGCCGCCACCTGCATCACCTTCACCATCAATGGGCCCCAGATGGACATTGCCAAGTTGGTCTCCGTGGCTACCTTGGTCTTTGGAGTCGGCCTCCTGGTGGCCGCCTTGGTCTGCTGGCGGGCCAAACGAGAGCGTCAACGGAAGAAGCAGCAGGAAGAGCCCCTTCCCTTAGAACCAGGGGGTCTCTGA